The proteins below are encoded in one region of Fimbriimonadaceae bacterium:
- a CDS encoding NTP transferase domain-containing protein, translated as MKGVILAAGKGTRLYPVTKAVPKPLLPIANRMTLGYAFDRLKECGVKDVCIVVGESEAAMRGALGDGSAFNLNLSYVRQVEPKGLAHAVGFAKDFVAGDDFILYLGDAIYGKGFKDQVQRFRDAKCANLNLVKPVEDPRRFGVATVEGERIVRLVEKPAEPESNLAMAGMYVFGPQLWSVLPDLQPSGRGEYEITDAIQMLIDRGETVLAGIYEGEWFDTGTLDSFLETTRFLVAGGVLKDETAEVEGELGENVVLGAGAKVRGATRIEDSVVLPGADVTVNGVVRHCLLGGEVKADSDLVGQIKYGALE; from the coding sequence ATGAAAGGCGTCATCCTCGCGGCCGGCAAGGGCACTCGGCTCTATCCCGTCACCAAGGCCGTTCCGAAACCCCTCTTGCCCATCGCGAACCGGATGACCCTCGGCTATGCGTTCGACCGGTTGAAGGAGTGCGGGGTCAAAGACGTCTGCATCGTCGTCGGCGAGAGCGAAGCGGCCATGCGCGGGGCCCTGGGCGATGGATCGGCGTTCAACCTCAACCTCAGCTACGTGCGCCAGGTGGAGCCAAAGGGCTTGGCCCACGCCGTGGGCTTCGCCAAGGACTTCGTCGCGGGCGATGATTTCATCTTGTACCTGGGGGACGCGATCTATGGCAAAGGGTTCAAGGATCAAGTGCAACGGTTCCGCGACGCGAAGTGCGCGAACCTGAACTTGGTGAAGCCTGTCGAGGACCCGCGCCGTTTCGGTGTTGCGACGGTGGAAGGAGAGCGGATCGTGCGGCTGGTCGAAAAGCCGGCCGAGCCAGAGTCGAACCTTGCCATGGCGGGGATGTACGTCTTCGGCCCCCAGCTGTGGTCTGTCCTACCCGACCTCCAGCCGAGCGGGCGGGGCGAGTACGAGATCACGGACGCGATCCAGATGTTGATCGACCGGGGGGAGACCGTCCTCGCCGGGATCTACGAGGGCGAATGGTTCGACACGGGGACGCTCGACTCCTTTTTAGAGACGACGCGCTTCCTGGTCGCGGGCGGTGTCCTGAAGGACGAGACGGCGGAGGTCGAGGGCGAGCTCGGTGAGAACGTGGTGCTCGGCGCAGGGGCCAAAGTCCGGGGCGCCACGCGCATCGAGGACTCGGTGGTCTTGCCCGGGGCCGACGTCACGGTGAACGGGGTGGTGCGCCACTGCCTGCTCGGCGGCGAGGTGAAAGCGGACTCTGACCTCGTCGGCCAAATCAAATACGGCGCCCTCGAATGA